From a single Oxalobacter vibrioformis genomic region:
- the rpsI gene encoding 30S ribosomal protein S9: protein MIGNYNYGTGRRKSAVARVFLKSGTGKITVNGKPAEDYFSRQTGLMIIRQPLELTDNLERFDIMVNVHGGGESGQAGAVRHGISRALVDYDTALKPDLSKAGFITRDAREVERKKVGLRKARRAKQFSKR, encoded by the coding sequence ATGATCGGTAACTACAATTATGGAACCGGCCGTCGCAAAAGTGCAGTGGCTCGTGTATTTCTCAAAAGCGGCACCGGCAAAATCACCGTCAATGGCAAGCCGGCCGAAGATTATTTTTCACGCCAGACCGGCCTGATGATCATTCGTCAGCCGCTGGAACTGACTGACAACCTTGAGCGTTTTGACATCATGGTCAATGTCCATGGTGGCGGCGAATCCGGCCAGGCAGGTGCTGTGCGTCATGGTATCAGCCGTGCGCTGGTGGACTATGACACCGCACTGAAACCGGACCTGTCCAAAGCAGGCTTCATCACTCGTGACGCCCGTGAAGTCGAACGCAAGAAAGTCGGCCTTCGCAAAGCGCGCAGAGCGAAGCAGTTCTCCAAGCGTTAA
- the rplM gene encoding 50S ribosomal protein L13, translated as MKTFSAKDHEVQREWFVIDATDKVLGRVASEVARRLRGKHKPEYTPHVDTGDYIIVVNAGKLRVTGAKNTDKKYYTHSGYPGGIYETTFGKMQQRFPGRALEKAVKGMLPKGPLGYAMIKKLKVYGGDTHPHTAQQPKPLDI; from the coding sequence ATGAAAACCTTTTCCGCCAAGGACCATGAAGTCCAGCGCGAGTGGTTTGTGATTGACGCAACCGACAAGGTGCTCGGACGTGTTGCCAGCGAAGTGGCACGCCGACTGCGCGGCAAACACAAGCCGGAGTACACCCCGCACGTCGATACCGGCGACTACATCATCGTGGTCAATGCCGGCAAACTGCGTGTGACTGGCGCAAAAAACACCGACAAGAAATACTATACCCACAGCGGCTATCCCGGTGGCATCTATGAAACGACATTTGGAAAAATGCAGCAGCGTTTTCCTGGCCGTGCCCTGGAAAAAGCCGTCAAGGGCATGCTGCCGAAAGGTCCGCTTGGCTACGCCATGATCAAAAAGCTGAAGGTATACGGTGGTGACACCCACCCGCACACCGCGCAGCAACCCAAGCCACTCGACATCTAA
- a CDS encoding LysE family translocator, with amino-acid sequence MIPSDVLVTYFIACIILAIAPGPDNIFVLTQSALRGRKAGILVVLGLCSGLLVHTTGVSLGVAVIFQTSELAFTLLKLAGAGYLIYLAWGAFRAGATEIEGEKSTLTHAQLFRRGIIMNITNPKVTIFFLAFLPQFANPARGSISIQMLILGGFFILASILVFGAIALAAGTLGDWLKRSEKAQKVMNRVAGVVFLGLAAKLLLSER; translated from the coding sequence ATGATTCCGTCTGATGTCCTTGTTACCTATTTTATTGCCTGCATTATTCTCGCCATTGCGCCCGGCCCGGACAATATCTTTGTCCTGACGCAGTCGGCACTTCGCGGCAGGAAGGCCGGTATCCTGGTTGTGCTGGGTTTGTGTTCCGGCCTGCTGGTTCACACGACCGGCGTATCCCTTGGGGTTGCCGTTATTTTCCAGACGTCTGAGTTGGCCTTCACGCTGTTGAAGCTCGCTGGTGCCGGTTATCTGATTTATCTGGCATGGGGCGCTTTCCGGGCGGGAGCTACAGAAATTGAAGGCGAAAAAAGCACGTTGACACATGCACAGCTTTTTCGCCGCGGGATCATCATGAATATTACCAATCCCAAGGTTACCATTTTCTTTCTGGCGTTTCTTCCCCAGTTTGCGAATCCCGCCCGGGGTTCGATTTCCATTCAGATGCTGATTTTAGGCGGCTTTTTTATATTGGCGTCCATTCTGGTTTTTGGCGCCATTGCCCTGGCAGCCGGTACGCTGGGCGACTGGCTCAAGCGCTCAGAGAAAGCACAAAAGGTTATGAACCGCGTTGCGGGTGTGGTTTTTCTGGGACTGGCGGCCAAATTGCTGTTATCGGAAAGATGA
- a CDS encoding GGDEF domain-containing protein translates to MGEAGRTKIPVTVMMADLDNFKNINDTYGHPFGDIVLEAVAKALSTGLRQSDCLARYGGEEFVAFFPGLSGKIWRRNDASAKKQPRGNPVSSFR, encoded by the coding sequence ATCGGCGAAGCGGGCAGAACAAAAATACCTGTCACCGTGATGATGGCCGATCTGGATAATTTTAAAAACATCAACGATACCTACGGCCATCCGTTCGGCGACATCGTACTGGAAGCTGTCGCAAAAGCCCTCTCCACCGGACTGCGGCAAAGTGACTGCCTTGCCCGGTATGGCGGCGAGGAATTTGTTGCGTTTTTCCCCGGCCTCTCCGGAAAAATATGGCGTCGAAATGATGCATCGGCTAAAAAACAGCCGCGGGGAAATCCGGTTTCATCTTTCCGATAA
- a CDS encoding ZIP family metal transporter, producing MLAVLISGVASLSIAAVLSFSTMSKMVERMVSLSVGVMLSTTFLHALPEAFEMTHDPVGLFATVLGGLLGFFLLEKFSVLRHSHHHEGDGHDHEAGHDKREAGSTGWMILVGDGFHNFTDGIMIAAAFMADVQLGVITALAIFAHEIPQEVGDFIVLLNAGFSRTRAYVYNLLCSLLAVVGGLVGYYTLEQVQSLIPYVLALASAGFIYIAVSDLIPQMQRRTSIRETIPQIILITVGVAIIFVITSSMHGHAH from the coding sequence CTGCTGGCTGTACTCATCTCCGGTGTTGCAAGCCTGAGTATTGCCGCTGTGCTGTCGTTTTCGACCATGTCAAAAATGGTGGAACGGATGGTCAGCCTGTCTGTCGGTGTCATGCTGTCCACCACCTTTTTGCATGCGCTTCCTGAAGCGTTCGAGATGACACATGATCCTGTGGGTCTTTTCGCGACCGTATTAGGCGGTCTTTTGGGATTCTTCCTGCTGGAAAAATTCTCCGTTTTGCGGCACTCGCATCACCATGAAGGCGACGGCCATGACCATGAAGCCGGCCACGACAAGCGGGAAGCCGGCTCCACCGGGTGGATGATCCTGGTTGGCGACGGATTTCACAATTTTACGGATGGTATCATGATCGCCGCAGCTTTCATGGCTGACGTCCAACTGGGCGTTATTACCGCACTGGCTATCTTTGCGCACGAAATTCCACAGGAAGTGGGAGATTTTATTGTTCTGTTGAATGCAGGATTTTCCCGGACACGCGCTTATGTTTACAACCTGTTGTGCAGTTTGCTGGCTGTTGTCGGCGGGCTGGTCGGCTATTACACGCTGGAGCAGGTGCAAAGCCTGATTCCCTACGTGCTGGCGCTGGCCTCAGCCGGATTCATCTATATTGCCGTCTCCGACCTTATCCCCCAAATGCAGCGGCGCACGTCAATCAGGGAAACCATTCCCCAGATCATCCTGATTACCGTGGGCGTTGCCATTATTTTTGTCATTACCAGCAGCATGCATGGACACGCGCATTAG
- a CDS encoding M48 family metallopeptidase — MTHVFFSFPRLLTAFHHKAGRIAALFAVFLLAACAGAPALDQPENYSQLPKDDKLRHIVDMQDRLDRVSGTLQIGNADLCRNQVRNLLGFAATNKYSYSSGMTSTASQVFGMDERLQVTNVIPGGGAQRAGLERGDILLTIEGKPVPQGPTAETETVKLLSPIVSKNSSVKMRIDRNGTSYDLVVPLTRACGFRVELGHTDNVNAYSDGQRILITRGMMRFAANDNELAYVIGKEMAHNILNHARTLQTTEANKKTIDNLIQVTPKATITSKPAKPMTKQFDLDSDTLGLAMALRAGYGIDSAVDFWTRFIRAYPASNVASYTAAHPNSRARLELMPKSISRIKSAEKRKQALSRQK, encoded by the coding sequence ATGACACATGTATTCTTTTCTTTTCCCCGTTTATTGACGGCGTTTCACCACAAGGCAGGACGGATTGCAGCACTCTTTGCCGTTTTCCTCCTGGCGGCCTGTGCGGGCGCCCCGGCGCTGGATCAGCCGGAGAATTACAGCCAGTTGCCAAAGGATGACAAACTCCGTCATATCGTCGATATGCAGGATCGCCTTGACCGGGTTTCCGGTACGCTCCAGATAGGCAATGCAGACCTCTGCCGCAACCAGGTGCGCAACCTGCTTGGATTTGCCGCAACGAACAAATACTCCTACTCTTCCGGCATGACATCTACCGCATCCCAGGTATTCGGGATGGATGAAAGGCTGCAGGTGACCAATGTCATCCCGGGAGGCGGCGCACAGAGGGCCGGACTGGAACGTGGCGATATCCTCCTGACAATTGAAGGCAAACCGGTGCCGCAAGGACCGACAGCCGAAACGGAAACGGTGAAACTGCTTTCCCCGATTGTCTCGAAAAATTCATCCGTCAAAATGAGAATCGACCGCAACGGCACGTCTTATGACCTGGTTGTACCGCTGACGCGGGCCTGTGGTTTCAGGGTCGAACTAGGACATACCGACAATGTGAATGCCTATTCGGACGGGCAGCGTATTCTCATTACGCGCGGCATGATGCGTTTTGCCGCCAATGACAACGAACTGGCCTATGTCATCGGCAAGGAAATGGCGCACAATATCCTGAATCACGCCCGTACCCTGCAGACGACTGAAGCAAACAAAAAGACCATCGACAACCTGATACAGGTAACACCAAAAGCAACCATCACCAGCAAACCGGCCAAACCCATGACCAAACAGTTTGACCTGGACTCAGACACGCTGGGACTGGCCATGGCGTTAAGAGCCGGTTATGGAATTGATTCGGCCGTGGATTTCTGGACACGTTTCATCCGTGCCTATCCAGCCTCCAATGTGGCATCTTATACTGCGGCCCACCCCAACAGCCGTGCCCGCCTTGAACTGATGCCCAAATCCATTTCCCGGATCAAATCAGCGGAAAAAAGAAAGCAAGCGCTTTCCAGACAAAAGTAA